In Clostridium thermosuccinogenes, the genomic stretch TGAGGAGGTGCAGGAATATTACAGAACCTTCAGGCCATCACCTCTGGTCAGAGCGTATAATCTTGAAAAGGCTCTGGATACGCCGGCTAAGATTTACTTTAAATTTGAGGGAAACAACACTTCAGGCAGCCACAAGCTCAATGCAGCCGCGCCTATGGCTTACTATGCAAAGAAGCAGGGGCTTAAATCCCTTACCACCGAGACCGGAGCAGGACAGTGGGGAACCGCACTTTCCATGGCCTGTGCATATTTCGGCATCGATTTGACGGTTTATATGGTTAAAGTTTCCTATGAGCAAAAGCCCTTCAGGAAAGGGGTAATAGAGACCTATGGCGCCAAAATCATTCCCAGCCCTTCCGACACCACTGAAGCCGGGCGTGCCATCCTGGCTAAGGATCCTAATACGGGAGGAAGCCTGGGTTGTGCAATTTCCGAAGCCATAGAGGCTTCCCTGAGGGACAAGGACTGCAGGTATGCCTTGGGTTCGGTGCTCAATCAGGTGCTGCTGTTCCAGTCCGTCATTGGTCTGGAAAGCAAAATAGCCCTGGAGAAGCTGGGTGAATACCCGGATGTGGTAGTAGGCTGCGCTGGAGGAGGTTCCAACTTGGGGGGCCTGATAGCACCCTTCATGAAGGATAAGCTGCAAGGCAAGGTGAATACACGTTTTGTAGCCGTAGAACCGGCTTCCTGCCCGTCTTTCACCCGTGGC encodes the following:
- a CDS encoding TrpB-like pyridoxal phosphate-dependent enzyme, which produces MARIPYKTYLSESELPKQWYNLRADMKEKHDPFLNPGTLKRLTAEEMYPIFCEELVKLEMDDTTEYFDIPEEVQEYYRTFRPSPLVRAYNLEKALDTPAKIYFKFEGNNTSGSHKLNAAAPMAYYAKKQGLKSLTTETGAGQWGTALSMACAYFGIDLTVYMVKVSYEQKPFRKGVIETYGAKIIPSPSDTTEAGRAILAKDPNTGGSLGCAISEAIEASLRDKDCRYALGSVLNQVLLFQSVIGLESKIALEKLGEYPDVVVGCAGGGSNLGGLIAPFMKDKLQGKVNTRFVAVEPASCPSFTRGKYAYDFCDTARITPLAKMYTLGSNFIPSPNHAGGLRYHGMSPVLSKLYHDGYMEAISAEQTKVFEAAVKFAQVEQILPAPESAHAIYGAIQEALKCKESGEAKTILFGLTGTGYFDLKAYMQYNEGAMDDYIPTDEDLQKGFEGLPKIDGNVI